Sequence from the Streptobacillus felis genome:
GTTGATACAGTATTTAATTTAAATAATACTTATGGATATAATTTCTTACAACAAGAGTATTACAGAGTTACTAGAGATTTCATTAAAAATTTTGGTGCAGGAAAATATAAGGATGCTGAATACAGTGCAATAGATAATTATGCTAAAACTTTAGATGCTAGTAGACAAGATTCATATGTTGCAACTTTATCTAATGTAGATAAAGTTGAATCAGAAATTAATACTCTACATTCTTTAAGAATGAGTCCAAAATTTTCTGTAGTTATTAAAGAATTAGATGGTAGATTACAATTAATTCCATATATCGAAGGTATTCTAGACTTTAAAAACTATAAATATAACTCAGCTTCTTATGCAAAAGAACTTAAAGAGAAAAAAGCAGAATTAGATAAAGCACCTAACGGAACTAAAGAAAGAAAAGAAAAACTTGATATATACAGGGCAGCAATTAAAGATACAGAAGCTAATAAAAAGTTTAATTTTAGAAATTTTGAAGGTAGAATAGGAATTAATGTTAAATACAGTTGGTAAATAATTTGACTTTTGACTAAAATAATGTATAATATTAATAATATATTATTTAGGAGGTATAAATGAAAAAAATATTAGGATTTCTATTTTTATTATTAATTTTTACTGTTTCTTGTAGTACTACACCTAAAATTAGTCCTGAAGAAATAAAGATGATGACAACTAGGGTATATAAATATCCTATGAAAGATGTATATACTGCAACTAGAAATGTTATAGTAAACAGAGAATTTAATTTATTAAGTTCTAGTTTAGAAGATGGATTAATTAAAGGATATGCTGAAGTTCAAACTAGTGATGAGGCATTTAATGTACTAATAGGATCTAAGGTTACAAGAAGTAATACTATAGATGCTGTTTTAACTTCAAGAGGTGAAGATGTAGAAGTTAGACTATTAGTAAGTGAACAATTTAAAGATGAGGACGGAATAGGAATACTTGATGTTCTATCATTTAATTTTAAAACTTCTAAAGAAACTACAAAATTAACTCCAATATATAATGTAGAATTATATAACAAATTATTTGATGAAATACAAAAAGAATTATCTAAATAATAAAAATCCTCTAGAATTATTCTAGAGGATTTTATATAATATAAATAAAATAGGAGGTATATATATGTATATTACAAAAGGTAAAAGTTTAGAAAAATATGAAGTAACAACTGAAACTAATGGAAGTGTATACAATATGGACTATAAAAAAGTAGAGCCTATAGGAACAAGTCCAGTAGGATTATTAAATTCTGCTTTAGTTGGATGTATAATAATGGGTATTAAATCTTACTATAATATTATGGGTATAGATGTTAAAGTAGAAGTAGAATCAAGATTAGATGGAATGAATATTGATATGGACATTCAAATAGATACAGAAATAAGTGAAGCAGAACTTGAAAGATTATTAGTATTTATTGATGAAAAATGTACAGTTTCAAAAATGTTATCAAAAGATGTAAAAGTTACTAAAAAGATTAGAGGTGTATAATGAAATTTATAATAGAAGATAGTTA
This genomic interval carries:
- a CDS encoding OsmC family protein translates to MYITKGKSLEKYEVTTETNGSVYNMDYKKVEPIGTSPVGLLNSALVGCIIMGIKSYYNIMGIDVKVEVESRLDGMNIDMDIQIDTEISEAELERLLVFIDEKCTVSKMLSKDVKVTKKIRGV